GAGCGTCCTCGGCGACCGAGCGGGTGAGCAGCCGGAGCACCACGGCGAACTCCTCGCTGTCCGCCGTCGACGGGTCGGGCACGGTTCCGGCCTTCTCGAACTCCACGCCCTTGTGCACGAGCAGTGTCGCGTCACCACCGTCGTCGAGAAGCATGTTGGGACCGCCGTCCGGCCAGCGCAACGCGGACTCGGTCGCCGCCCAGTACTCCTCGAGCGTCTCGCCCTTCCAGGCGAACACGGGTACGCCGGCCGGTGCGTCAACGGTGCCGTTCGGGCCGACGACGACGGCGGCCGCTGCGTGGTCCTGGGTCGAGAAGATGTTGCAGGAGGCCCAGCGCACCTGCGCGCCGAGCGCGACGAGCGTCTCGATCAGCACCGCGGTCTGCACCGTCATGTGCAGCGAGCCGGTGATGCGAGCGCCGGACAGCGGAGCCGCGTCGGCGTACTCCGCCCGCATCGCCATCAGGCCGGGCATCTCGTGCTCGGCGAGCGTGATCTCCTTGCGACCGAACTCGGCCAGCGAAAGATCGGCGACGCGGTAGTCCATGGACACTCCTCAGCAGGGTGGCAGCGGCAGGGATGAACGCTGCGCGCGATCTCTCACAGGGTAGGGGAATCGCGCATCGCGAGCTTGAGCTCGTCGATCGGAGCGATCGGGGTCGGATCGATCCCGTAGGCGAGCGCGAGGTAGACGCTCGCGTAGTCGAGCAGGCCGACCAGTGAGGCAAACCGCTCGATCGCGCCGGCGCCCTGGGCACTGATCTCCGACACCGCGACGCCGCGCCGGCCGGCCAGCTCGGCACACACGTCGGCGAGTCGCGTCGCTGCCGGCTCGCCGGCGTCGTCGCGTACCAGGACCAGCCGCACCCGGTACGGCGCAGCCTCGTCGACCCGGTCGCGGAACAGATCGTCGTCGGGGTCGCCGGCGGCGAGCGGTCCGTCGAACGCGACGACCTGGTTGTGCGCCGCCTCCGGCAACGCGCCCGCGATCGCTGGCAGCTTGGCGTTCTCCGCGATCTGGTTCACCGCGCGCGCCGCGGCGACCGGCCCCATCTGGCCGGAGCCCCAGACCATTGGCAGCGCGCCCGACAGCTCGGCGGCCAGGGCTTTCGCGGGGTTGAGGAAGGACTCGCGATCCGGCCCGCACAACGTGGCGAGCGACTCCAGCTGAACCGCAGCGGCCTCCAAGTGGGCGTGGGCGACGCCGAGGTCGGCCAGCCCGAACCGCTCGGCAACGACCAGCAGGGGTACGACGAGTCCCCACATCGTCGAGCGCGGCGAGAGCTGCTTGGTCACCGGCACGTAGCTTCCGCCGCCGGAGCTGCACAGCGCCTCCAGCGGCGAGTCGCCCGATCCGACACCGAGCAACCGGGCGTGCCTGCGCACCGCCTCGCCGGCGGCGGCGAGCGTTTCCGCCGTACCCCCGGAGCATGACACGGCGACGACGAGGTCGGCCGCGCCGACCCAACCGGGCAGCCCGGGACCGCGGTGGACCACGACGGGCACCGGGCAGCCAAGCCCGACGACCGCCGCCAGCACGTCTCCGGAGACCGCCGACCCGCCCATGCCGGCGACGACGATGGCGCGCGGGCGTTCGTCCAGGCCGAGCGGCGCCAGTGCGGCCTCCCGCGTGGCGGTCAGCGAGGCGCGGATCTGGGCCGCGGAGGTCGCGACCGCGCGCAGCATGTCCTGCGGGTCGGCCGCCGTGAGACCTGCGACGTCGTCAAGCCGGTCGAGGTCCGGTTCGGTCATTCCGAGGCCGCGCCGTCCGGGCGGCGAGCCTCGTCGATGAGCAGGACCGGGATGTTGTCGCGCACCGGGTAGGCGTAGCCGCAGCCGGTGCAGACCAGCTCCTCGGCGGCATCGTCGACGCGAAGCTCGGCGCGACAGTTCGGGCAGGCCAGGATCGCAAGCAGCGCAGGGTCGAGGTCCACGCGCTCAACCCTAGACACCGGCGCCCGAACGCCGCGCGCGGCCGGGCGGCTCAGCGCCGGACGATCGCCAGCACGCGGTCCCGAAGGGCGTCGACGCCGGCTGCCGTGGTGGCCTCCACGTTGAGGCGCAACAACGGTTCAGTGTTGGACGGCCGCAGGTTGAACCAGGAGCCGTCGGCCAGCTCGACGGTCAGCCCATCGAGCTCGTCGACCGTCGCGCCATCCTCGCCCGCGAACTCCGCGCGCACCGCAGCGGTCGCTGCCGCCTGGTCGTCGACCTCGCTGTTGATCTCGCCCGAGCTCTCGTAGCGGCTGAACCGTTCCACCACTACGGACAGCGGCTCGTCCTGCCCGCCCAAGGCGGCGATGACGTGCAGCGCGGCGAGCATGCCCGAGTCGGCGCGCCAGAAGTCGCGGAAGTAGAAGTGACCGGAGTGCTCGCCGCCGAACACGGCGCCGGTCTCGGCCATCGTCGCCTTGATGAAGGAGTGCCCGACCCGTGACCGGACCGGCACGCCGCCGTACTCGCGGACGATCTCGGGGACCGCGTGCGACGTGATGAGGTTGTAGATCACGCTGCTGCCGGGCGCACGGGCGAGCTCCCGAGTCGCGATCAACGCGGTGAGCGCCGACGGGGAGACCGCCGCGCCGAGCTCATCGATCACGAAGCAGCGATCGGCGTCCCCGTCGAACGCCAGCCCGAGGTCGGCACCGGTCTCGACCACTTTCGCCTGCAGGTCGACGAGGTTCGCCGGCTCGATCGGGTTGGCCTCGTGGTTGGGGAAGCTCCCGTCCAGCTCGAAGTACATCGGCGTCACGGTGAGCGGCAGGTCGTCGAGCACCGCCGGGACGGTCAGCCCGCCCATCCCGTTGCCGGCATCGACCACCACCTTCAGCGGGCGGATCGAACGGATGCCCGTGACCAGGTCCTTCAAGTAGCTCGCGTAGTCCGGCAGCAGGTCGCGTTCGCTCACCGAGCCGGGCGATCCGTCGTACGCCGGAACCCCTTGCTCCACCATGCTCCGGATGTCGGCCAGACCGGTGTCCTGACCGACCGGTGCCGCCCCCGCGCGGCACAGCTTGATCCCGTTGTAGCGCGCCGGGTTGTGGCTGGCGGTGAACATCGCGCCAGGGACATCGAGATGCCCGGCCGCGAAGTACAGCAGGTCGGTCGACGCCAGCCCGATCGCGATGACGTCCGCGCCTTGGGCGGTCGCGCCCTCCGCGAACGCCGCGGCGAGTCCGGGCGAGGACTCCCGCATGTCGTGACCGATGACGACCTGGCCGGCGTCGACGCAGCGAACGAACGCCGCGCCCACGTCCCGGGCGATCGACGCGTTCAGCTGGTCGGGGACGATTCCCCGGATGTCGTAAGCCTTGACGATCTCTTCGAGGCGGGAAGGCACCTCAACGACGCTAGCCCAACGGCGCGCAGCGCTGAGAGTCTCAGCTCGCCTTGCGCTTGGTCGCGCGGCTCAGCACGTCGGCGATGTCCAACCGGCCGCTGCCGTCGGCCCACGTGCGGTGCTCGCAGTTGTGGCACGAGGAGAAGCTCACGATGGTGCCGTCGGTGAGCGTCATGGACAGCGAGGTCAGGCGCTCGCTCCCGCAGCTCGGGCACTCGGCACCGGTGCGGGCACCCCGGCGGGTGAGCGAGGACGGCTGCTCAGGGACGGCTGGGGTCTTGGTCGACTTCATGGCGTGCGTGCTCCCGGGTGGGCGACTGGGGTTGCCTTCCCATCGGCGCGAGTGCCCGGTTCCTTGAGAATGGGGAGGTTCGGCTCAAACCGCCCAGATCGCCAGAAGCCGGCGTCGGTTCATCAGGACTCGCTGGGGGCCGGCAACACCCGAAGGTGCCCGCGCCGCCCGAAATCACCCGGCTCGCCGGCTTCGGCCGGCGCCGGGTCCTTGGCCGGGAGGGGGCCGGGCCGAGCGGCCTCCCGCACCGCGTCCGCGAGCGCCTCGAGGTCGTCGATGCCGGGCAGCCGGTCGGCCTCGATGTCGAGGCGCAGCACCTCCCACCCCCGGGGCGCGGTGAGCCCGTGCGCGTGCACCTCGCACAGGTCGTAGGAGTGCGGCTCCGCGTACGTCGCGAGCGGGCCCACGACCGCGGTCGAGTCGGAATACGCGTAGGTGAGCGTCGCCACCGCCGGGCGGGCGCACGCGGTCCGCGAGCAGCGGCGCAGAGGGCTCACGACGGGACCGTACCGGTCGCCACCCACCCGCACCTATCACCCTGGCCGCGAACGCGATCCGTGTCGCGGACCTCCTACGCTGCATCGCGTGCACCGCGACCGCCACGGCCGAGGGATTCGCGGCCCGCTGGTTCGCTCCGGCGTGCCGATCTCGGCCTCCCCGGCGGATCGGTTCGACCGGATCGCGAGCGACGCGGTGGAGCACGTCGAGCACCGGTGGCAGGAACAACTCGCCGACGTCGAGTTCGCGGTCGACCTGGTGCCCGGCGCCGAGCTCGGCAGCGAGCAGGCCGCCACCGAAGGGGCGATCGAGTCGGCCGGCGTCCTGCTCGCCCAGATCCTGCCCGGGCCGCCACGCGGACGCACGCACATCGTGCTCTACCGCAAGCCGATCGAGCTCCGGGCCCACAACCTCGAGGATCTCGAGGACCTGGTCCACGACGTCGTGGTCCACGTGGTCGCGAACTACCTCGGCCTCGACCCGGACGTCGTGGACCCGGGATTTGGGGACGCCGAGCCGCCGGCCTGAGCCGACGGCCGCGGCTCAGCGGGTCGCGAGTGCCGGGTCCGAGCGCACCGAAGGCAGAACCGTAGGCGTCGGCAGCGCGATCAGCGGCTCGCCGGTGATGAGCGCGCCATGCGCGCCGCCGAACTGCAGCACCCGCACGCCGTACACCGGAGCCGACCCGACCGCCGTCACGACGAACGGCCAGACTCCCGACCCCGCCCGCCCGGCCGGTGGACGGATCGTCGAGGTGATGTCGACGTCGACGCTGCGGCCGGCCGGAATGCTGATCGTCGACGTCCGGCCCGACGGCGTCCTGATCGTGACCTCGGCCCGCCCCTCGGGAGCGGACAGCAGCAGCGAGCAGCTGCCGCCGTCCGGCTCGCGCCCGTCGGCGATTCCCGTCGACCCGACCAGCGGAGGTACTGCGGCCAGCCACATCAGGTCCGGCCGGCGCGGCCGGGGCGCCGTGGTCACCGACAAGCCCTGCGCGACGACCGGCTGGTCGCTGGTCAGCGCCACCGCGCCGGTCGTGCCGGCGAACGCCTTGTCCAAGGTGACCACCCGGGTGTGCCCGGCCTTCACGACGATCTGGTTGTTGCCGACCGGCACGAACGAACCCGACCGCGTGACCAGCCGGACGTTGACCGTCGCGTCGACGGTCCCGGGGTCGGCCAGCACCAGCTGGCGCTGACCCGGGCCGGGCGCGAAGCCGGGCACCACGGCCGAGCGGGCCGGCGCGGCAGTCGCGGGCAGGAAGTCCGACCCGTCCGGCTTCAGGCCCGACGAGCGTCGATCGATCAGCGCGGCAGTGACGGCGCCGCTCGAGGCATGGACGTGTACGGCGAGCGTCGGCGCATCCGGCGCAATCGAGGCCACCGAGACACGCATAGCGGTGCGGGCGGGCACCCGCACCGACGACACGGTGGGGGCCTGAAGCGGCCCCTTCACACCCCACAGCGAGATCGAGATCTCACACGCCGTGCGACCGGGGTTGGCGATGATCAACGCGTCGGTGTACCCGACCCGGCCGTCCGCGCCCGCGAACCACCAGTCGGTGGCCGGTGCGACGCAGTTCACGCCGTACAACCCGCGGAAGCGTCCGGCGCTGGTGAGCCCCACCTCGTCAGCCGCGAGGGACGCGGCAACAGAACCGGACGCGGAGATCGCCACGGTCTGGTTCACCTTCGGCGTGCTGTGCAGGATCGCAGCCGGTACGAGCGAGAGCGCGGTGGTCTTGCTGGCCTTGCCCGCCAGCACGGTGGAGCGCACGGTCCCCGCGCTCGTCGAGGGCGGCGACAAGGAGCCGGCGAAGTCTGCGGCGACGACGCTGGTCGAGGTGGCCGGAAGGGCGCCGTCGAGCGCCGGGCACACCAGCGTGCCGGCGGTGATCGGCGCCGTCGTAGCGTGCGCCGCGACCACCTTGGCGGCGGTCGACCCGGTGATGCCGCCCACCACGCCGAGCGCGACCAGCGCCACCGCCACGGCGCTCGCCACGATCGGCGGGCGCCTCACGCGACACCGTCCGGGTCGTCGTCAGGCCGGCGACCGGGCAGGGACAAGCCGCACACCACCACCAGAACGGCCAGCTCGGCGATCAGCCACCAGTGCCGCGTGCTGCCGTCGAAGTCGATCCGCAGCCGGCCACCCGTCGGTGGCAGGACGAACGCCTGCGCCCAGCCGTACGCGGTCCGGCGGGCCAGCGGCTTGCCGTCAAGCGTCGCGTGCCATCCGCGGTCCGCGGGTTCGGCGAGCACAACGAGCGCGCCGCCCGGGCTGGGCGCGGTGACCACGTCGGCCGATCCCGACCGCGCAGCGAGCGGCACCGAGTCGGGTCGGACCGGCACGCGCCCGTCGAGCGCGGTCGCAACCGCGCCGCCCCGAAGAATGCTGAGCTCGCTGGTCGGCGCGGTCGATCGCCACACGGTCGCACCGGGGGCGGGAACCACGGTCAGCGACGTCGCCCGGCCGAGCGCCGAGCGAAGCTGCCCCGCGCTGGCTGACGGGACGACGACGTACCCGATGTCGAACGGCACCAGCTCGGAGCCGGCACCGGGCCGGGCCGCGACCAGGTCCCGGACCGCGGCATCAAGGCGCGCCGCCGCCGATCCGGCTGCGGCCGACGTCGTCGACGACGGGGCAGTGTCCGCGTCGCCGAGCACCGGACCACCGGGCCGTCTCACGACCGCATAGGAGACGACGGGTCCGTCCACCGTGAGCAGGAGGGCGCGGGGCGAGGTGGGCTTGAGCCCGAGCTCGGACTGCACGAACAGCGGGAGCACCCGCGCACTCGCGGACGTGAGCGGGCGACCGGCTCCGCGCACCATCCAGCCGACCGCGAGGTCGCCGGTCGCCGCGAGCGCGGCGAGCACGAGCAGGACCGCCGTCGGCTGCCGCCAGCCGAAGCTCTGCTGCCGCAGTCGCGGCCGGGCTCCAGTCGCGGCCACGAGCACCGAGATCAGCGCACCCGCGCCGGCGACGAGCAACGCCAGGCCCGGCCAGTGCCGGGTGGCCGGCAGCCCTGCGGTCACGCCGCTCGTCCGGGTCACCCACACCGCGACACCGACACCGCCCACGAGCAGCACGGCTCCGATCCGCGCGGCCAGGATCCGGTTGCGCCGGGTGAGGCCGAGCAACGCGGCGAGCAGCAGCGGCACGCCGATCCACAGCGGCGGTTGCGCGGGACCGCCGGCATGCAGCAGCACGAGGTCGAGCCCGGAAGGCGCGTGCTGCGCGGTGTAGAACTCCGGCAGCCCGGCGCCGGCGAGCAGCACCTTCGGGTGCCGGACGACGTACCCGCTCCATGGCGCGAGGACGAGCAGCGGTACGACGAGAATCGCCGCCACCGGGACCAGTCGCGCGGCGGCGGTCCGCCGCCGGTCCGGCTCGAGCAGACAGAGCGCGACCGCCAGAACCAGCGCTGCCGCCGCGAGGACCCACAGCAACGGCGCGAAGGCGGTCCCAACAGCGAGCAACAGCCCGGCGGCGACCCCGCGGCGCCAGCCACGGACCTCGAGACGAACAGCAGACGCCGCGGCGCGAATGACCAACGGCAAAACGATCGCGGCCACCGCGACGTCGATGCGTCCGCCGGCGACCGCGCCGGTCACCGCCGGCAGGAGCGAGTAGACGATCGCGACCCAGATTCGGACCCGGACCGCGGAGGTCAGAGCACGGGCGGCGACAAACGCGCTGAGCGCGCAGAGCGGCACCGCGCCGAGCAGGATGATGTCGACGACCAGCCAGACCTTGCCGAACGCGACCGTGGACAGCGCCGCAAGGATGGCAAGCGACGGCGGCGCCGGGGTGACCGAACCGAGCGACGACGGGTGCCAGGTCGCCAGGTAGGTCGACCACAGATCGCTGGCCCCGTTGGGCGCGGGGAGCAACCGCCCGCCGTGCAACACCGCGGTCAGCAGGTGCCGGTCGGCGACGAGGGCGAGCACCGCCATCAGCACGAAGAGCAGCGACGCGGGCCGGCGCAGGAACCGGCTGAGCAGGCTCTGGTCGAGCTGAAGCGACTCGGCTTCCTCGGAAACCGGTCCGGACTCGGCGGACGTACTGCGTCCTGATGCGGTCACGCGCGCGGTGGCGGGGCGCGAGATCCGGAACGGAGAGGAGCGCCAACGGCTCGCGCCCCGCGGCAGCAGCTGGCGCAGCTGGTGATGTCCGACCTGGCGCGGCCCGGACCGGTCACGTCGTCCGGTCGCGATCATCGGCAGCCGCAGGTAGACCTCGACGACAGCGGCGAGCTCGGCACCCGCCCGGGCCGGTCGACGGGAGACGACCAGCAGGCCGAGCGCTCGCAACAGGCCACCGACGGCATACCGAGCGAGCAGCAACGGCACCAGCCACGGCGCGGTGTTCGTGAGAACGACCTGCATGCCACACCGCCGGCGGGCGACCAGTGGCGAGCCGTGCTCGCTCGCCACCTCCCGCCGGCCGACGGTCTGTGCACGGGCGTGCCGGACGATCGCCCGGGTCGCGACCACGACCCGGCCGCCGGCTGCGTTCACCCGCCAGCCGAGGTCGATGTCATCGGCGTACGCCGCCCACGCCGGGTCGAGACCGCCGAGCCGGTCCCAGACGTCGCGGCGGATGAGGGCACCGGCGGTGCCGACCGCGAGGACCTGGTCGACGTCGTCGCGCTGGCCCTGATCGAGCTCCACGCCCTCGATGCCGGTGTCCACATGGCCGGTCGCGTCGATGGTCAGCCCGGCCTCGAGCAGCCGGGCGCCGCCCCACCCTCGAACCTTTGGCCCGACCAGCCAGACCGACGGCGACTGGGTGACCCGCACCAGCAGCTCGTCGAGGGCACCCGGCGCCGGAGCGCAGTCGTCGTGCACGAGCCAGATCCACTCGACCGGCTCGGCGTCGTCAGGCCCGGCGTCCGGCACCGCCACTAGCGAGTCGAGCCCGGCCTGCACCGCCGCGCCGAACGGCACGTCGCGAGCGAGCTCGACCACGCAGTCCGGTCCCAGCGCCGCCCGGACCAGGTCGAGCGAGTCATCGGTGCTGCCGGTGTCAGCGGCGACCAGACGGTCGGGCGGCCGGGTCTGCGCGGCGAGCGCCTCGAGTACGTCGGGCAGCCACTGCGCGCCGTCATGGGACACGAGGACCGCGCTCACGCGGTGCCCCCGATGGCGGGTACGGGGCGGCGGCTGGGTCATCAGGAGGTCATCGCAAGCGGCTGCCGGGTCCGTCGGCAGCGGCTCAGCCTATGCCACCCGGCCATGCTCGCCCGCT
This portion of the Mycobacteriales bacterium genome encodes:
- a CDS encoding SIS domain-containing protein, with product MTEPDLDRLDDVAGLTAADPQDMLRAVATSAAQIRASLTATREAALAPLGLDERPRAIVVAGMGGSAVSGDVLAAVVGLGCPVPVVVHRGPGLPGWVGAADLVVAVSCSGGTAETLAAAGEAVRRHARLLGVGSGDSPLEALCSSGGGSYVPVTKQLSPRSTMWGLVVPLLVVAERFGLADLGVAHAHLEAAAVQLESLATLCGPDRESFLNPAKALAAELSGALPMVWGSGQMGPVAAARAVNQIAENAKLPAIAGALPEAAHNQVVAFDGPLAAGDPDDDLFRDRVDEAAPYRVRLVLVRDDAGEPAATRLADVCAELAGRRGVAVSEISAQGAGAIERFASLVGLLDYASVYLALAYGIDPTPIAPIDELKLAMRDSPTL
- a CDS encoding Trm112 family protein — protein: MDLDPALLAILACPNCRAELRVDDAAEELVCTGCGYAYPVRDNIPVLLIDEARRPDGAASE
- a CDS encoding phosphomannomutase/phosphoglucomutase, which codes for MPSRLEEIVKAYDIRGIVPDQLNASIARDVGAAFVRCVDAGQVVIGHDMRESSPGLAAAFAEGATAQGADVIAIGLASTDLLYFAAGHLDVPGAMFTASHNPARYNGIKLCRAGAAPVGQDTGLADIRSMVEQGVPAYDGSPGSVSERDLLPDYASYLKDLVTGIRSIRPLKVVVDAGNGMGGLTVPAVLDDLPLTVTPMYFELDGSFPNHEANPIEPANLVDLQAKVVETGADLGLAFDGDADRCFVIDELGAAVSPSALTALIATRELARAPGSSVIYNLITSHAVPEIVREYGGVPVRSRVGHSFIKATMAETGAVFGGEHSGHFYFRDFWRADSGMLAALHVIAALGGQDEPLSVVVERFSRYESSGEINSEVDDQAAATAAVRAEFAGEDGATVDELDGLTVELADGSWFNLRPSNTEPLLRLNVEATTAAGVDALRDRVLAIVRR
- a CDS encoding DUF3499 domain-containing protein; this encodes MSPLRRCSRTACARPAVATLTYAYSDSTAVVGPLATYAEPHSYDLCEVHAHGLTAPRGWEVLRLDIEADRLPGIDDLEALADAVREAARPGPLPAKDPAPAEAGEPGDFGRRGHLRVLPAPSES
- a CDS encoding metallopeptidase family protein, with protein sequence MHRDRHGRGIRGPLVRSGVPISASPADRFDRIASDAVEHVEHRWQEQLADVEFAVDLVPGAELGSEQAATEGAIESAGVLLAQILPGPPRGRTHIVLYRKPIELRAHNLEDLEDLVHDVVVHVVANYLGLDPDVVDPGFGDAEPPA
- a CDS encoding DUF5719 family protein, with translation MRRPPIVASAVAVALVALGVVGGITGSTAAKVVAAHATTAPITAGTLVCPALDGALPATSTSVVAADFAGSLSPPSTSAGTVRSTVLAGKASKTTALSLVPAAILHSTPKVNQTVAISASGSVAASLAADEVGLTSAGRFRGLYGVNCVAPATDWWFAGADGRVGYTDALIIANPGRTACEISISLWGVKGPLQAPTVSSVRVPARTAMRVSVASIAPDAPTLAVHVHASSGAVTAALIDRRSSGLKPDGSDFLPATAAPARSAVVPGFAPGPGQRQLVLADPGTVDATVNVRLVTRSGSFVPVGNNQIVVKAGHTRVVTLDKAFAGTTGAVALTSDQPVVAQGLSVTTAPRPRRPDLMWLAAVPPLVGSTGIADGREPDGGSCSLLLSAPEGRAEVTIRTPSGRTSTISIPAGRSVDVDITSTIRPPAGRAGSGVWPFVVTAVGSAPVYGVRVLQFGGAHGALITGEPLIALPTPTVLPSVRSDPALATR
- a CDS encoding glycosyltransferase family 2 protein, coding for MTQPPPRTRHRGHRVSAVLVSHDGAQWLPDVLEALAAQTRPPDRLVAADTGSTDDSLDLVRAALGPDCVVELARDVPFGAAVQAGLDSLVAVPDAGPDDAEPVEWIWLVHDDCAPAPGALDELLVRVTQSPSVWLVGPKVRGWGGARLLEAGLTIDATGHVDTGIEGVELDQGQRDDVDQVLAVGTAGALIRRDVWDRLGGLDPAWAAYADDIDLGWRVNAAGGRVVVATRAIVRHARAQTVGRREVASEHGSPLVARRRCGMQVVLTNTAPWLVPLLLARYAVGGLLRALGLLVVSRRPARAGAELAAVVEVYLRLPMIATGRRDRSGPRQVGHHQLRQLLPRGASRWRSSPFRISRPATARVTASGRSTSAESGPVSEEAESLQLDQSLLSRFLRRPASLLFVLMAVLALVADRHLLTAVLHGGRLLPAPNGASDLWSTYLATWHPSSLGSVTPAPPSLAILAALSTVAFGKVWLVVDIILLGAVPLCALSAFVAARALTSAVRVRIWVAIVYSLLPAVTGAVAGGRIDVAVAAIVLPLVIRAAASAVRLEVRGWRRGVAAGLLLAVGTAFAPLLWVLAAAALVLAVALCLLEPDRRRTAAARLVPVAAILVVPLLVLAPWSGYVVRHPKVLLAGAGLPEFYTAQHAPSGLDLVLLHAGGPAQPPLWIGVPLLLAALLGLTRRNRILAARIGAVLLVGGVGVAVWVTRTSGVTAGLPATRHWPGLALLVAGAGALISVLVAATGARPRLRQQSFGWRQPTAVLLVLAALAATGDLAVGWMVRGAGRPLTSASARVLPLFVQSELGLKPTSPRALLLTVDGPVVSYAVVRRPGGPVLGDADTAPSSTTSAAAGSAAARLDAAVRDLVAARPGAGSELVPFDIGYVVVPSASAGQLRSALGRATSLTVVPAPGATVWRSTAPTSELSILRGGAVATALDGRVPVRPDSVPLAARSGSADVVTAPSPGGALVVLAEPADRGWHATLDGKPLARRTAYGWAQAFVLPPTGGRLRIDFDGSTRHWWLIAELAVLVVVCGLSLPGRRPDDDPDGVA